One genomic window of Leptotrichia shahii includes the following:
- the rplA gene encoding 50S ribosomal protein L1 codes for MAKRGKRYDNISQKVDKMKVYTPEEALDLVFETKSAKFVETVELAIRLGVDPRHADQQVRGTVSLPNGTGKTVRILAITSGENIDKALAAGADFAGDDEYINKIQGGWLDFDLVIATPDMMPKLGRLGRILGTKGLMPNPKSGTVTTNIEQTVQEFKKGKVAFKVDKLGSIHLPIGKVDFTKEAIVENFKVALDQIIKLKPAASKGQYLRTVAISLTMGPGIKVDPLLAGAFVAK; via the coding sequence ATGGCAAAAAGAGGAAAAAGATACGATAACATTTCTCAAAAAGTAGATAAAATGAAAGTTTACACACCAGAAGAAGCATTGGATTTAGTTTTTGAAACTAAAAGTGCAAAATTTGTGGAAACAGTAGAATTAGCAATAAGATTGGGAGTAGATCCAAGACACGCTGATCAGCAAGTAAGAGGTACAGTTTCATTACCAAACGGAACAGGTAAAACAGTAAGAATCTTGGCTATTACAAGCGGAGAAAATATTGATAAGGCATTGGCAGCAGGAGCAGATTTTGCTGGAGATGATGAATATATTAACAAAATCCAAGGTGGATGGCTTGATTTTGACTTAGTAATTGCTACACCTGATATGATGCCTAAACTAGGAAGATTAGGAAGAATTTTAGGAACTAAAGGACTTATGCCTAACCCTAAATCAGGAACAGTTACAACAAACATTGAACAAACAGTTCAAGAATTTAAAAAAGGAAAAGTTGCATTTAAAGTTGATAAATTAGGATCGATTCACTTACCAATCGGTAAAGTTGATTTTACAAAGGAAGCTATCGTAGAAAACTTCAAAGTAGCATTAGATCAAATTATCAAATTAAAACCAGCCGCTTCAAAAGGGCAATATTTAAGAACAGTTGCAATCTCATTAACTATGGGACCTGGAATTAAAGTTGATCCATTATTGGCTGGAGCATTTGTTGCTAAATAG
- the nusG gene encoding transcription termination/antitermination protein NusG, with protein sequence MTEASEKVEEEVAYEKKWYIIHTYSGYEKKVAADLEKRIESLDLTDRVFRILVPEEEVLEEKRGKMVKVPRKLFPSYVMIEMLSVREENELGLGYRVDSDAWYVIRNTNGVTGFVGVGSDPIPLSDEEAADLLSKIGIDIDGEEKAPRLDINFTVGEVVTVKGGSFDGQQGEISEIDHEHGKIKVMLEVLGRLTPVEVEHTEIEKIDY encoded by the coding sequence GTGACTGAAGCAAGTGAAAAGGTTGAAGAGGAAGTTGCATACGAAAAAAAATGGTATATAATTCACACTTATTCTGGTTATGAAAAAAAAGTGGCTGCTGATTTAGAAAAAAGAATAGAGTCGCTTGATTTGACGGATAGAGTTTTTAGAATTTTGGTGCCTGAAGAAGAGGTTCTAGAAGAAAAACGTGGAAAAATGGTAAAAGTTCCAAGAAAACTTTTTCCAAGTTATGTAATGATAGAAATGCTTTCTGTTAGAGAAGAAAATGAATTAGGGCTGGGATATCGTGTTGACAGTGATGCCTGGTATGTAATAAGAAACACTAATGGAGTTACTGGATTTGTCGGGGTTGGAAGTGATCCAATACCGTTGTCTGATGAAGAAGCTGCAGATTTACTTTCTAAAATTGGAATTGATATCGATGGAGAAGAAAAAGCTCCGAGACTTGATATTAATTTTACAGTTGGAGAAGTTGTTACTGTTAAAGGTGGCTCATTTGATGGACAGCAAGGAGAAATTTCAGAAATTGACCATGAACACGGTAAAATAAAGGTAATGCTTGAAGTATTGGGGCGTTTGACTCCTGTAGAAGTAGAGCATACTGAAATAGAAAAAATAGATTATTAA
- the rpmG gene encoding 50S ribosomal protein L33 has translation MRVQVILECTETKLRHYVTTKNKKTHPERLEMRKYNPVLKRHSLYREVK, from the coding sequence ATGAGAGTACAAGTTATTTTAGAGTGCACTGAAACTAAGTTGAGACATTATGTTACAACTAAAAATAAAAAAACTCATCCTGAAAGATTAGAGATGAGAAAATACAATCCAGTGCTTAAAAGACATTCTCTTTACAGAGAAGTTAAATAA
- the rsxC gene encoding electron transport complex subunit RsxC has product MVRRISFRRIANILFNKNIDEDEKTIKKNTNKERQPMKPMTKNTKIKEIADPNLFYIPLSQHIGSPAIPIVEIGDHVKKYEKIGEISGNISANIHSPVSGDVVDIIDHLMANGKKVKTVIIVNDFQNTEETLTKRELRDLRLIKKEEIFKIIREAGIVGLGGAQFPTHVKYDIKFKKVETLIINGAECEPYLTSDYSVMKNFTTEIFRGLKVIQKLLNPKEIVIGIEEENKELIEIFEKIQKEEKFEVKVKLLPTIYPQGSELQLINTITQKKVKKGELPLEQGVIVSNVSTVKAIYNAFFEGKPLIERIVTISGEKARNIGNYKLKFGTPLYYIVNELKIVNEDKVIFGGPMMGTEVFDSRIPTVKGTSGILFLDTEEIERKNCISCGYCVEACPMNLMPFEFADYYKNGKYEKMITANIQNCIDCGACEFVCPSRVPLMESIKTGKLILSELEVKNNEK; this is encoded by the coding sequence ATGGTTAGAAGAATAAGTTTTAGACGAATAGCAAACATCCTTTTCAACAAGAACATTGATGAAGATGAAAAGACTATAAAAAAAAATACAAATAAAGAACGTCAACCAATGAAACCAATGACAAAAAATACCAAAATAAAAGAAATTGCAGATCCCAACCTTTTTTACATACCTCTTTCACAACATATAGGAAGTCCAGCTATTCCAATAGTAGAAATTGGAGACCACGTAAAAAAATATGAAAAAATAGGAGAAATTTCTGGAAATATTTCAGCTAATATTCATTCGCCAGTTTCTGGGGACGTCGTTGATATTATTGATCATCTTATGGCAAACGGAAAAAAAGTCAAAACAGTTATTATTGTAAATGACTTTCAAAATACAGAAGAAACTTTGACGAAAAGAGAACTACGTGATTTAAGACTGATAAAAAAAGAAGAAATTTTTAAAATAATCAGGGAAGCAGGAATAGTTGGGCTTGGAGGAGCACAATTTCCCACACATGTAAAATATGATATAAAATTTAAAAAAGTAGAAACCCTTATAATAAACGGTGCTGAATGTGAACCATATTTGACTTCTGACTACTCTGTTATGAAAAATTTTACAACAGAAATTTTCCGTGGCTTAAAAGTTATACAAAAATTATTAAATCCGAAAGAAATTGTAATTGGAATAGAAGAAGAAAATAAGGAACTAATTGAAATATTTGAAAAAATACAAAAAGAAGAAAAATTTGAAGTAAAAGTAAAATTGCTTCCTACAATTTATCCACAAGGAAGTGAACTACAACTAATAAATACTATTACACAAAAAAAAGTTAAAAAGGGGGAACTGCCTCTTGAACAAGGTGTAATTGTAAGTAATGTAAGTACAGTCAAAGCAATTTACAATGCTTTTTTTGAAGGAAAGCCACTTATTGAAAGAATTGTTACAATTTCTGGAGAAAAAGCAAGAAATATCGGAAATTATAAGTTAAAATTTGGAACTCCACTTTACTATATTGTAAATGAACTAAAAATTGTAAATGAAGATAAAGTAATTTTTGGCGGACCAATGATGGGAACAGAAGTTTTTGATTCTAGAATACCAACAGTAAAAGGAACTTCTGGAATACTATTTTTAGACACAGAAGAAATTGAACGTAAAAACTGCATTTCTTGCGGATATTGTGTAGAAGCCTGTCCAATGAACCTAATGCCTTTTGAATTTGCAGATTACTATAAAAATGGGAAATATGAAAAAATGATAACAGCTAATATTCAAAACTGTATCGACTGCGGAGCTTGTGAATTTGTATGCCCTTCAAGAGTTCCTTTGATGGAAAGTATAAAAACTGGAAAATTAATTTTGTCGGAATTGGAGGTAAAAAATAATGAAAAATAA
- a CDS encoding RnfABCDGE type electron transport complex subunit D produces MKNNEKSLMEEILDRKKNNGKKGLLDNDDTLLDSTVHNLPKAKKTEQLKKNYSQDSEIGRTNSKIKNSSNLNTTENIKEREKKKETELLKKNKIDIKKIFSKKEALESDEKIKRKKIIKNFFKKRKLQKLSFTPYIRTETEVRNIMKDVIAALFPAIIASALVYGTKSLLLIATSVLSAVVTEKLFSKYFLNDNDSVHDLSAIITGILLAMTLAPLTPLPIVIFGACMAVIFGKLIYGGIGKNIFNPAVIGREFMTVFFSSAMSSGTIWFSQELIQLSKIKFFAGFHNSSITNYLDGLLLTSSGSVGAYSAFALILGGLYLLLKNRISWHIPVSLFATFFLVSIFLRNNINISTGGLLLTGIFMATDMPTSPSSAPGKIYYGIMLGLVIGLLSILGVKNEILSYVLLILNPFTRIMNKVFRPVVFGYDVKEEMLRESGKMILLTLGIFVFAIVFTEFHKVGAMPYLVYLYILISTLNLISKKNKNKIIHKNLKM; encoded by the coding sequence ATGAAAAATAACGAAAAATCGTTAATGGAAGAAATATTAGACAGAAAAAAGAATAACGGCAAAAAGGGACTTTTAGACAACGATGATACACTTTTAGATTCTACAGTTCACAACCTTCCAAAAGCTAAAAAAACTGAACAATTAAAAAAGAATTATTCTCAAGATTCTGAAATAGGCAGAACCAACAGTAAAATAAAAAATTCAAGTAATTTGAATACAACTGAAAACATTAAAGAAAGAGAAAAGAAAAAAGAAACAGAACTACTAAAAAAAAATAAGATTGATATAAAAAAAATATTTTCTAAAAAAGAAGCTCTAGAAAGCGATGAAAAAATTAAAAGAAAAAAAATAATAAAAAACTTTTTTAAAAAAAGAAAATTACAGAAATTATCTTTTACTCCATATATCAGAACTGAAACAGAAGTAAGAAATATTATGAAAGACGTAATCGCAGCATTATTTCCAGCTATTATCGCCTCAGCTTTAGTTTATGGAACAAAATCGCTCCTTTTAATAGCGACTTCTGTCTTATCCGCTGTGGTAACTGAAAAACTTTTTTCAAAATATTTTTTAAATGACAACGATTCTGTTCATGACTTGTCAGCAATTATAACAGGTATCTTGCTGGCTATGACACTTGCCCCATTAACTCCATTACCTATAGTTATTTTTGGAGCTTGTATGGCAGTTATTTTTGGAAAATTAATTTATGGCGGAATTGGAAAAAACATTTTTAATCCTGCAGTAATAGGTCGGGAATTTATGACTGTATTTTTTTCATCAGCAATGTCCTCTGGAACAATATGGTTCAGTCAGGAATTAATACAATTATCTAAAATAAAATTTTTTGCAGGATTTCATAATTCTTCAATTACTAATTATCTAGACGGATTACTATTAACTTCTTCAGGATCTGTTGGTGCTTATTCTGCATTTGCCCTAATTTTAGGAGGACTGTACTTGTTATTAAAAAATCGAATTTCATGGCATATTCCAGTAAGTTTATTTGCTACATTTTTTCTAGTTTCAATATTTTTAAGAAATAATATTAATATTTCAACTGGCGGATTATTATTAACAGGAATCTTTATGGCAACAGATATGCCAACAAGTCCATCATCTGCACCAGGAAAAATATATTACGGGATAATGCTCGGACTTGTAATTGGACTTTTATCAATACTTGGAGTAAAAAACGAAATATTATCTTATGTTCTATTAATATTAAACCCTTTTACAAGAATTATGAATAAAGTTTTCCGTCCTGTGGTATTTGGTTACGATGTGAAGGAAGAAATGTTAAGAGAATCTGGAAAAATGATTTTACTTACTCTTGGAATTTTTGTTTTTGCAATTGTTTTTACTGAATTCCATAAAGTTGGGGCTATGCCATATTTGGTATATCTTTATATTTTAATCTCAACATTGAATTTAATTTCAAAAAAAAATAAAAATAAAATAATCCATAAAAATCTAAAAATGTAA
- the rho gene encoding transcription termination factor Rho → MIKDILSENVTKLKKMAKEYKIEGFSGMSKLELINAILIKKGEERGKTYGFGKLDVIGDGNYGFLRNTSIGPDVYVSISQIKRFFLRNEDIVFGELRIPIGTEKNYGILKVLLVNGDLPEKSLERPYFDDLVPSYPDEKLNLGGGEISSRIIDLVSPIGKGQRGLIVAPPKAGKTVLLSTLANDIIKYNPEIDVWILLIDERPEEVTDIKENVKDAEVYSATFDEDPRVHTEVTENVLQMAKRQVERGKDILILMDSLTRLARSYNITIPSSGKLISGGIDPNALYYPKRFLGAARNIKNGGSLTIIATALVETGSRMDEVIFEEFKGTGNMEIILSRTLEQLRIFPAIDVLKSGTRREELLIPRQNLEKIWKLRRELNEMSEVEGIRNLIELIKKYKNNDELLEDLYKTKKINK, encoded by the coding sequence ATGATAAAAGATATTCTTTCTGAAAATGTAACTAAATTGAAAAAAATGGCAAAGGAATATAAAATTGAAGGTTTTTCTGGAATGTCAAAACTTGAACTTATAAATGCTATTTTGATAAAAAAAGGTGAGGAAAGAGGAAAAACCTATGGATTTGGGAAACTGGATGTAATAGGCGACGGAAATTATGGATTTTTGAGAAATACATCAATTGGACCTGATGTGTATGTGTCGATTTCTCAGATAAAGAGGTTTTTTTTAAGAAATGAAGATATTGTATTTGGGGAATTAAGAATTCCGATTGGAACAGAGAAAAATTATGGGATTTTGAAGGTTTTGCTTGTAAATGGGGATTTGCCTGAAAAATCGCTGGAACGTCCGTATTTTGATGATTTAGTGCCATCTTATCCAGATGAAAAGTTAAATTTGGGAGGTGGAGAAATTTCATCTAGAATTATAGACCTTGTTTCGCCTATTGGGAAAGGGCAGAGAGGGCTCATAGTTGCACCCCCAAAAGCGGGAAAAACTGTGCTTCTTTCAACACTTGCAAATGATATTATAAAATATAATCCAGAAATTGATGTCTGGATACTGCTAATTGATGAACGGCCTGAGGAAGTTACGGATATTAAGGAAAATGTGAAGGATGCGGAAGTTTATTCGGCGACTTTTGATGAGGATCCTAGAGTGCATACGGAAGTTACGGAAAATGTGCTTCAAATGGCAAAAAGACAAGTGGAACGTGGGAAAGATATTTTAATTCTTATGGATAGCCTGACAAGGCTTGCACGTTCATATAATATAACCATTCCATCAAGTGGAAAGTTGATCTCAGGAGGGATTGATCCAAATGCACTTTATTATCCAAAAAGATTTTTAGGAGCTGCGAGAAATATAAAAAATGGTGGAAGTTTGACAATTATTGCGACGGCTCTTGTTGAAACTGGAAGTAGAATGGATGAAGTGATTTTTGAGGAATTTAAAGGTACAGGAAATATGGAAATCATTTTAAGCAGAACGCTTGAGCAGTTGAGAATATTTCCAGCGATTGATGTGCTGAAAAGTGGAACAAGACGTGAGGAGCTTTTAATTCCAAGACAGAATTTGGAAAAAATATGGAAATTGCGAAGAGAATTAAATGAAATGTCTGAAGTTGAAGGAATAAGAAATCTAATTGAGCTTATAAAAAAATATAAAAATAATGATGAATTATTGGAAGATTTGTATAAAACGAAAAAAATAAATAAATAA
- a CDS encoding cupin domain-containing protein has product MFGNVKYEAGLLFNKENFKLVKKVLKRDEKIAKHNHENEEIIFTVLKGKMEIFLNETEKHILVPGDILHFDGVNFINGVALEDSEVSVTLIKK; this is encoded by the coding sequence ATGTTTGGAAATGTAAAATATGAAGCAGGATTGTTATTTAACAAGGAAAATTTTAAATTGGTAAAAAAAGTTTTGAAAAGGGATGAAAAAATTGCTAAACATAATCATGAAAATGAAGAAATTATTTTCACAGTTTTGAAGGGAAAAATGGAAATATTTTTAAATGAAACTGAAAAACATATTTTAGTTCCAGGAGATATTTTGCATTTTGACGGAGTGAATTTTATTAATGGTGTTGCTTTAGAGGATTCTGAAGTTAGCGTTACATTGATAAAAAAATAG
- a CDS encoding nitronate monooxygenase — protein MGVGISWDRLAGNVAKNGCLGTISAICTGYYQNMKFVKKAVNGRPLGTENAYNREALFEIFKNARKICGDKPLACNILHAINDYARVVKDALEAGANIIVTGAGLPLELPKLVKDYPDVEIVPIVSSARALKIICRKWKAAGKMPGAVIVEGPKSGGHQGAKYEELFAPEHQLEAILPPIKEERDKWGDFPIIAAGGIWDNNDIKNIMALGADAVQMGTRFIGTYECDASDVLKQVLIDAKEEDIVIVSSPVGYPGRAVKTNLIKTLEPNTKKIKCISNCVFPCERGKGANRVGYCIADSLGDAYLGRLQSGLFFSGANGWRLKELVHVKDLINELMTTN, from the coding sequence ATGGGAGTTGGTATCAGCTGGGACAGACTTGCTGGAAACGTTGCAAAAAATGGATGTCTTGGAACAATAAGTGCAATTTGTACTGGATATTACCAAAATATGAAATTTGTAAAAAAAGCTGTAAATGGACGTCCTCTTGGAACAGAAAATGCCTATAATCGTGAAGCACTTTTTGAAATATTTAAAAATGCAAGAAAAATTTGTGGAGATAAACCGCTTGCCTGCAATATTCTCCATGCAATAAATGATTATGCGAGAGTTGTAAAGGATGCACTTGAAGCTGGAGCAAATATTATTGTTACAGGAGCTGGACTTCCGCTGGAACTTCCAAAACTTGTAAAAGATTATCCAGATGTGGAAATTGTTCCAATAGTTTCATCAGCCAGAGCATTAAAAATAATTTGCAGAAAATGGAAGGCTGCTGGAAAAATGCCAGGCGCAGTAATTGTGGAAGGACCAAAAAGTGGAGGACACCAAGGTGCAAAATATGAAGAATTATTCGCTCCTGAACATCAGCTGGAAGCAATTCTTCCTCCAATAAAGGAAGAGCGTGATAAATGGGGAGATTTTCCTATTATTGCAGCAGGTGGAATATGGGACAATAACGATATAAAAAATATTATGGCACTTGGAGCAGATGCCGTTCAGATGGGTACAAGATTTATCGGTACTTACGAATGTGATGCAAGCGATGTGTTAAAACAAGTATTGATCGATGCAAAGGAAGAAGACATTGTAATCGTAAGTTCTCCAGTTGGTTATCCTGGACGTGCAGTAAAAACAAATTTAATCAAAACATTAGAACCAAATACAAAAAAAATCAAATGTATAAGCAACTGCGTATTTCCTTGTGAACGTGGAAAAGGTGCAAATAGAGTGGGATACTGTATTGCCGACAGCTTGGGAGATGCTTATCTAGGTAGACTTCAAAGCGGATTGTTTTTCTCAGGGGCTAATGGATGGAGATTAAAGGAACTTGTGCATGTAAAAGATCTGATAAATGAACTTATGACAACAAACTAA
- a CDS encoding DUF262 domain-containing protein, with translation MVATIQVNKQSIKRLLESGKEQMFLIPEYQRPYSWTENETKTLFYDLLEFTESESKKNSEVEGTYFLGSIVSYENEAGEQEIIDGQQRITSLFLLLRAIYTKLTSYKEKTVEQENFIRQIQPALWKQEKLTGEVDYKSVLITSRVIDNEGNKILQDILETGIADHKRKDNYSKNYILFQRLFDKLCELSPTLMLEFIYYTLNKVVVFPIKTDSQDDALSVFSTLNDRGLPLSEADIFKAKMYNRIKKEYKKMFIKQWKNLSERATYARENVKQLFYYYMFYLRAVEKDIATTTLGLRRFYSKNGFTRLYKSNLLKHLDQILDLWVVMNRHESIDDKPWTENINIIKILDTLSAYPNESWKYPVVVYYLSHGEKENFEACFLKFLRKLFLELTANYLVTPSVSAVKADILKLNVDIVDNISPKVAFKNIPITILQERVKTPNKNLVRMILKMVVYNNQDELLPEKWEVEYILPQKWSDRFTESVENKEVKKHINYIGNKIPFERRLSIKATENFFEKKKISYKKSKIKYVRELIPDDKNDWTFEDIETRNKKVAEELVKLFITWNGEYEF, from the coding sequence ATGGTTGCAACAATACAAGTTAATAAACAAAGTATAAAACGGCTGCTGGAAAGCGGGAAAGAACAGATGTTTTTAATACCTGAATATCAAAGGCCATATTCCTGGACTGAAAATGAGACTAAGACATTATTTTACGATCTTTTGGAATTTACAGAAAGTGAGTCGAAAAAAAATAGTGAAGTGGAAGGAACATATTTTTTAGGAAGTATCGTTTCTTATGAAAATGAAGCTGGAGAGCAGGAAATCATTGATGGGCAGCAAAGAATCACTTCATTGTTCTTGCTTCTTCGTGCAATTTATACAAAATTAACTTCTTATAAGGAAAAAACTGTTGAGCAGGAAAACTTTATAAGACAGATTCAGCCTGCACTTTGGAAACAGGAAAAATTGACTGGAGAAGTTGATTATAAAAGTGTGCTGATTACATCACGAGTTATAGATAATGAGGGAAATAAAATTTTACAGGATATTTTAGAAACAGGAATTGCTGACCATAAGAGAAAGGACAATTATTCTAAAAATTATATTTTATTCCAAAGGCTATTTGATAAACTTTGTGAATTAAGTCCAACTTTAATGCTGGAATTTATTTATTATACATTAAATAAGGTGGTAGTTTTCCCAATAAAGACAGATTCTCAAGATGATGCTCTAAGCGTGTTTTCTACTTTGAATGACAGAGGATTGCCATTATCTGAAGCGGATATATTTAAGGCAAAAATGTATAATAGAATAAAAAAAGAATATAAGAAAATGTTTATTAAGCAATGGAAAAATCTAAGTGAACGGGCAACCTATGCCAGAGAAAATGTAAAACAGCTGTTTTATTACTATATGTTCTATTTAAGGGCAGTAGAAAAGGATATTGCAACAACTACACTTGGACTTAGACGTTTTTATTCAAAAAATGGATTTACAAGGCTGTATAAATCAAATTTACTAAAACATCTGGATCAAATTCTGGATTTATGGGTTGTAATGAACAGGCATGAATCTATTGACGACAAGCCTTGGACTGAAAATATAAATATTATTAAAATTTTGGATACTTTGTCAGCATATCCAAATGAATCTTGGAAATATCCAGTTGTTGTATATTATTTGTCGCATGGAGAAAAGGAAAATTTTGAAGCGTGTTTTCTAAAATTTTTGAGAAAGCTGTTTTTGGAATTAACTGCCAATTACCTTGTAACGCCAAGTGTTTCAGCAGTAAAAGCAGACATTCTCAAATTAAATGTTGATATAGTTGATAATATTTCTCCAAAAGTTGCGTTTAAAAATATTCCAATCACGATATTACAGGAAAGAGTTAAAACGCCCAATAAAAATCTTGTGCGTATGATTTTAAAAATGGTTGTCTATAATAATCAAGATGAACTGTTGCCTGAAAAATGGGAAGTTGAATATATATTGCCACAAAAATGGAGTGACCGGTTTACAGAAAGTGTCGAAAATAAAGAAGTTAAGAAGCATATAAATTATATAGGAAACAAGATTCCATTTGAAAGAAGATTGTCAATTAAAGCTACGGAAAACTTCTTTGAAAAGAAAAAGATAAGTTATAAAAAATCTAAAATTAAATATGTTAGAGAATTGATACCAGATGATAAGAATGACTGGACTTTTGAAGATATTGAAACAAGAAATAAAAAAGTAGCTGAAGAACTTGTTAAATTGTTTATTACTTGGAATGGAGAATATGAATTTTAA
- the secE gene encoding preprotein translocase subunit SecE, producing MSKFNLEDAIRNLREEYKKIYWPDKIEIYHVTIIVILMTAFIAVYTLLFDTAFNFVLAKISEVLRNILGGA from the coding sequence ATGAGTAAATTTAATTTAGAGGATGCTATCAGAAATTTACGTGAGGAATATAAAAAAATATATTGGCCAGATAAAATTGAAATTTATCATGTTACTATAATTGTGATTTTGATGACAGCTTTTATAGCTGTATATACACTTCTTTTTGATACAGCATTTAATTTTGTGTTGGCAAAAATAAGTGAAGTTCTAAGAAATATTTTAGGAGGCGCGTAA
- the rplK gene encoding 50S ribosomal protein L11, protein MAKEVIGKIKLQLEAGKANPAPPVGPALGQHGVNIAEFCKSFNAQTQDKMGFVIPVEITVYADRSFTFILKTPPASDLLKKAAKVKKGAGNSVKEVAGTITKAQLQEIAETKMPDLNAGSVEAAMNIIAGTARSMGIKISE, encoded by the coding sequence ATGGCTAAAGAAGTAATCGGGAAGATTAAATTACAATTAGAAGCGGGGAAAGCGAATCCTGCACCACCAGTAGGGCCTGCATTAGGACAACATGGGGTAAACATTGCAGAATTCTGTAAATCATTCAACGCTCAGACACAAGATAAAATGGGATTCGTAATTCCAGTAGAAATTACTGTTTATGCAGATAGAAGTTTTACATTTATACTAAAAACACCACCTGCATCAGACTTGTTGAAAAAAGCTGCTAAAGTTAAAAAAGGTGCTGGGAACTCAGTAAAAGAAGTTGCTGGAACTATAACTAAAGCTCAATTGCAAGAAATTGCAGAAACTAAAATGCCAGATTTAAATGCTGGATCAGTTGAAGCGGCTATGAATATTATCGCAGGAACTGCAAGAAGTATGGGAATTAAAATTTCTGAATAA
- a CDS encoding DUF441 domain-containing protein, translated as MESFIFLGIILLVGAITNNKSIVWATIFVLILKSLFNITEYYKIKGINIEGFMTQFRKEGISWGVLIITIAILIPIATGEIGFSHLLSAFKSPVGWVAIISGITVSILSSKGVGLLSGQPEITVALVIGTIMGVVFFKGIAAGPVIASGITFCILKVMELFLRH; from the coding sequence TTGGAAAGTTTTATTTTTTTAGGAATTATTTTGTTAGTTGGAGCAATAACAAATAATAAGTCTATTGTTTGGGCAACAATTTTTGTGCTAATTTTAAAATCTTTATTTAATATTACTGAATATTATAAAATAAAGGGAATTAATATTGAAGGATTTATGACTCAATTTAGAAAGGAAGGGATAAGCTGGGGAGTGTTAATAATTACAATTGCAATTTTGATTCCTATTGCAACTGGGGAAATTGGTTTTTCCCATCTGCTTTCTGCCTTTAAATCTCCAGTTGGATGGGTTGCAATTATAAGTGGAATTACAGTTTCCATCCTTTCTTCAAAAGGAGTCGGACTTCTTTCTGGGCAGCCTGAGATCACCGTTGCCCTTGTAATTGGGACAATAATGGGAGTTGTATTTTTTAAAGGAATTGCGGCAGGACCAGTTATTGCCAGCGGAATTACATTTTGCATTTTAAAGGTGATGGAATTATTTTTAAGGCATTGA